Proteins from a genomic interval of Odontesthes bonariensis isolate fOdoBon6 chromosome 7, fOdoBon6.hap1, whole genome shotgun sequence:
- the LOC142383741 gene encoding cytochrome b-c1 complex subunit Rieske, mitochondrial-like → MMSTVVRPGVLSPYYQATKHTVKSLVFPGAKELLPAAAPAGTRPAHTDIKIPDFSDYRRPDVLDPHKSSQDSSENRRVFSYLVTGATTMVGVYTAKTVVTQFVSSMSASADVLALSKIEIKLGDIPEGKNMTFKWRGKPLFVRHRTEKEISAEGAVDLGELRDPQHDKDRAANPKWVIVLGVCTHLGCVPIANAGDFGGYYCPCHGSHYDASGRIRKGPAPLNLEVPFYEFPDEDTVVVG, encoded by the exons ATGATGTCTACAGTCGTTCGCCCCGGGGTTCTTTCCCCGTACTATCAAGCAACGAAGCACACAGTTAAAAGCCTGGTCTTCCCTGGAGCCAAGGAGCTGTTGCCTGCTGCTG CTCCTGCAGGAACCCGTCCTGCCCATACAGACATCAAGATTCCAGACTTCTCAGATTACCGTCGGCCTGATGTGTTGGACCCCCACAAGTCCTCCCAAGACAGCAGTGAGAACAGAAGGGTGTTCTCCTACCTGGTGACTGGAGCTACCACTATGGTTGGGGTCTATACAGCCAAAACAGTTGTCACCCAATTCGTCTCCTCCATGAGTGCGTCAGCTGATGTCCTGGCTTTATCCAAGATTGAGATCAAGCTGGGTGACATCCCCGAGGGCAAAAACATGACCTTCAAGTGGAGAGGAAAGCCCTTATTTGTCCGTCATCGCACAGAAAAGGAAATCTCAGCAGAGGGGGCTGTGGATCTTGGAGAGCTTCGTGACCCCCAGCACGACAAGGATAGAGCAGCCAACCCCAAGTGGGTGATTGTTCTCGGAGTGTGCACCCATTTGGGTTGCGTGCCCATTGCTAATGCCGGAGACTTCGGGGGCTACTACTGTCCTTGCCATGGCTCCCACTATGATGCTTCTGGAAGAATAAGAAAGGGACCAGCTCCTCTAAACCTTGAGGTTCCATTCTACGAGTTCCCTGATGAAGACACGGTTGTAGTGGGATAA
- the rxylt1 gene encoding ribitol-5-phosphate xylosyltransferase 1: MKIPKRKLFLLIIFAYVAFSLYAAYNVFFSNKVISRVHRVVKKETGVPSGGIRDGGAPFFADDWNPWEDEEVEYNSALNKKRDAFKKNMDRINKNKPKRYKVQIWGKAAIGLYLWEHILEAPLNPTDKVAQWREGELQSGKIDFSFYTGPAVVQGHVPLEMNSLVLVLNGREQQKVSYSTRWLEHVQALIQSHTVSHVAVILLGNEQCNNDWIAPHLKRNGGFVDLLFLVYDSPWVNDKDVFQWPLGVATYRQFPMMRPNTELITSNRPYLCNFLGTVYKNSSRETLMHVLKQSGFDKECITAGRDKWLPQETADSLKRYQTALAQSELTLSPVGVNTECYRIYEACSYGSVPVVEDVLTPGSCAAGPSSPLRLLKAAGAPFIFISDWKELPAILERERGMSQELKVNRRRRLLEWYSSFRQQMKERFTEIIEENFFKSG, translated from the exons atgaaaataccaaaaagaaaactatttcTTCTCATTATTTTTGCATATGTGGCATTTTCACTCTATGCTGCGTATAATGTTTTCTTCAGCAACAAAGTAATCTCCCGCGTTCACAGGGTGGTGAAGAAGGAAACCGGGGTACCGTCGG GTGGTATCAGAGATGGCGGCGCTCCATTTTTTGCAGATGACTGGAATCCGTGGGAAGATGAGGAGGTGGAGTACAACTCTGCTCTGAACAAAAAGAGAGATGCCTTCAAAAAGAACATGGACAGAATTAACAAGAACAAACCCAAAAGATACAAGGTCCAAATCTGGGGGAAAGCTGCCATCG GCCTCTATCTTTGGGAACATATTTTAGAAGCACCCCTGAACCCAACTGACAAGGTAGCGCAATGGAGAGAAGGGGAGCTGCAGTCAGGAAAAATTGATTTCAG TTTCTACACTGGTCCTGCTGTGGTTCAGGGACATGTCCCTCTGGAAATGAACAGCCTTGTTCTGGTTCTCAATGGTCGCGAGCAGCAGAAGGTCTCTTACTCCACACGGTGGTTGGAACATGTCCAAGCTCTGATTCAGTCCCACACAGTGTCTCATGTGGCTGTGATCCTGCTGGGCAATGAGCAATGCAATAATGACTGGATCGCCCCACACTTAAAGAGAAATGGTGGCTTTGTAGACCTTCTCTTTCTGGTTTACGACAGCCCGTGGGTCAACGACAAGGACGTCTTCCAGTGGCCTCTTGGTGTTGCCAC ATACAGACAGTTTCCTATGATGAGGCCTAACACGGAGCTGATTACATCCAACCGGCCATACCTCTGCAATTTCTTGGGGACTGTTTACAAAAATTCCTCCAGAGAAACACTGATGCATGTACTGAAACAGTCTGGCTTTGATAAGGAATGTATCACAGCTGGCAGAGATAA GTGGCTCCCTCAGGAAACAGCTGACAGTTTAAAACGCTATCAAACCGCTCTGGCCCAGAGCGAGCTCACTCTCAGCCCTGTAGGGGTGAACACTGAGTGTTATCGCATCTATGAGGCCTGCTCCTACGGCTCGGTGCCCGTGGTGGAAGATGTTCTGACACCAGGGAGTTGTGCAGCCGGGCCCAGCTCCCCGCTCCGTCTCTTAAAGGCCGCAGGAGCACCCTTCATCTTCATCAGCGACTGGAAGGAACTGCCGGCCATCttggagagggagagagggatgAGCCAGGAGCTGAAGgtgaacaggaggaggaggctgtTGGAGTGGTATTCCAGCTTCCGACAGCAGATGAAGGAAAGGTTCACTGAGATCATCGAGGAGAATTTCTTCAAAAGCGGCTAA